Proteins from a genomic interval of Drosophila melanogaster chromosome 2R:
- the Slik gene encoding Sterile20-like kinase, isoform A, with protein MSFITNLKKVFHLGGGEAKKKRLYNNIKMDTDPAEFWEMVGELGDGAFGKVYKAQHKEQKRFAAAKMCQLEDEENLSDHMVEIDILSEIKHPNIVELYEAFSIDDKLWMLIEYCDGGALDSIMVELEKPLTEPQIAYVCKHMTEGLTFLHRNKVIHRDLKAGNVLLTMEGGVKLADFGVSAKNKHTMQKHDTFIGTPYWMAPELVLCETFRDNPYDHKVDIWSLGITLIELAQMEPPNSEMSPMRVLLKIQKSEPPKLEQPSRWSKEFNDFLKKSLVKDPQVRPTTDVLMQHAFINRNLDAKPIKDLLLEYKAEVVEEVVDDETEEPRNSALQLDLDDDSASLQSQDIDKLPGTPTSILRDAKEQSQPSSSLPIAAAATAAAAATTTTKATTPDRPNHTKDDNAEAAAQQPPHTKVPAPAPPSSQQTPPPQVQQPPTPPAQPTAAVLQKKPEDVAAVAETSEKTESDKKHFVKKGKAPPPPSPLGLANAKPAASDSQTSPKKLATPEPTSPVTTAIEVAIGQEAMEPKPQPPSPTASSIVSVQSVASSSSSGSVSNAVLSSSTSLITINSDPPTPHHHQPLPPQPQHLILPNSLESVSQITVVTSTHPPVIIDNSVMPPQNEVIIVSNDMNKSTHLHESSTDDDFPSLDDSLGDATTPPHKQSSMILAVNEPAGVVPAPPSQPQTSSTVHARKLDESEVLIVSPSYADDDSAYNTASGSHSHDHSDHLMDTSHVSVVTVGDEGVKVKDSSNELVKRQPNGVGIVPEDVNIIVNRFKQEKRSPDSSLSENGSVRGRRGIEVLVGGSGGSDVDSIGTNTSQESRHETDHNNKQQYPAAALMPPPPPSLTNNHNHETIDEEEEVVIRPKARVPAVVKSANAQGLTKEEIELRNLRKKTRKRTRKFEIDGVQMTTTTSRVIYGDDENGRIYDDHDFRKQELRELKLLQKQEKKQQTELHLKEQQAKEQQDRRFEQERSSLEKTYEADMDMLARQHKQLVEKTEQTQENELRSSSKRIRSEQEQELKIFRENLKQEIRLLKQEVDLFPKDKRKDEFKQRRSAMELDHEEKERAFLDSLKERHELLLRRLSEKHRDHLATINRNFLQQKQNAMRTREALLWELEEKQLHERHQLSKRHVKELCFMQRHQMIIRHEKELDQVKRMLQRKEEDMVKKQTMEKRALPKRIRAERKARDLMFRESLRISTNLDPEIERDRLKKFQEQEKKRYMQEERRFEVKHQKQLEELRATRESAIKELEQLQNEKRRALVEHEHSKLSEIDERLKGELREWREQLVPRKQVCMQIPV; from the exons ATGTCGTTTATCACCAACCTGAAGAAGGTCTTCCACCTCGGCGGGGGTGAGGCCAAGAAGAAGCGCCTGTACAACAACATCAAGATGGACACGGATCCGGCGGAGTTCTGGGAAATGGTCGGCGAACTGGGCGACGGAGCCTTTGGCAAGGTTTACAAGGCTCAGCACAAGGAGCAGAAGCGATTTGCTGCCGCAAAAATGTGTCAGCTGGAGGACGAGGAGAACCTTAGCGATCACATGGTCGAGATCGACATTCTGTCGGAGATCAAGCACCCAAATATAGTGGAGCTGTATGAGGCCTTTTCCATCGATGATAAGCTGTGG ATGCTCATCGAGTACTGCGACGGAGGGGCCCTGGATAGCATTATGGTGGAGCTGGAAAAGCCGCTGACTGAGCCGCAGATTGCCTATGTTTGCAAGCACATGACCGAGGGTCTCACCTTCCTGCATCGCAACAAAGTCATCCATCGTGATTTGAAGGCAGGAAACGTGCTTCTCACAATGGAAGGTGGCGTCAAGTTGG CGGACTTTGGCGTTTCGGCCAAAAACAAGCACACCATGCAAAAGCACGACACCTTCATTGGCACTCCCTACTGGATGGCCCCGGAGCTGGTGCTTTGCGAAACTTTCCGGGACAACCCGTACGATCACAAAGTGGACATCTGGTCACTGGGCATCACGCTCATTGAGCTGGCGCAGATGGAGCCGCCCAACAGCGAGATGTCGCCCATGCGAGTGCTCttgaaaatacaaaagagCGAGCCGCCCAAGCTGGAGCAGCCTTCTCGATGGAGCAAGGAGTTTAACGACTTCCTGAAGAAGTCCTTAGTCAAA GATCCGCAGGTGAGGCCCACGACGGATGTGCTGATGCAGCACGCTTTCATCAACAGAAATCTGGATGCCAAGCCTATCAAGGATCTGCTGCTTGAGTACAAGGCCGAGGTCGTGGAAGAGGTGGTGGATGATGAGACCGAG GAACCCCGCAACTCGGCGCTCCAGCTCGACCTGGACGATGACTCTGCTTCGCTGCAGAGCCAAGACATTGACAAAC TTCCAGGTACACCTACATCCATTTTGCGGGATGCCAAAGAGCAGTCCCAACCAAGTAGCAGTTTACCAAtcgcagcagcggcaactgcagcagcagcagctacaaCCACAACTAAAGCAACCACTCCGGACAGACCAAACCACACAAAGGATGACAATGCTGAAGCGGCAGCCCAGCAGCCGCCTCATACCAAAGTGCCTGCTCCAGCGCCGCCGTCGTCCCAACAAACGCCACCACCGCAAGTTCAGCAGCCACCTACACCACCAGCCCAACCCACAGCGGCTGTGCTGCAAAAGAAACCCGAAGATGTGGCAGCTGTTGCAGAAACATCTGAGAAAACCGAATCCGACAAGAAG CACTTTGTCAAAAAGGGTAAGGCCCCGCCCCCGCCGTCCCCATTGGGTCTTGCAAATGCCAAGCCGGCTGCCAGCGACTCCCAGACGTCTCCCAAAAAACTGGCCACTCCCGAGCCCACTTCTCCAGTCACCACGGCTATTGAGGTGGCCATTGGCCAAGAAGCGATGGAGCCCAAACCGCAGCCGCCATCGCCCACAGCCTCCTCCATTGTGTCTGTGCAATCGGTGGCCTCTTCCAGCTCTTCGGGCAGTGTTTCAAATGCTGTTCTCAGCTCGAGCACTTCCCTTATTACCATCAACAGCGATCCACCCACACCGCATCATCACCAACCGCTGCCACCTCAACCGCAGCACTTGATTTTGCCAAACAGCTTGGAGTCGGTGAGTCAGATAACAGTCGTGACCAGCACCCATCCGCCGGTAATCATCGACAACTCGGTGATGCCACCGCAAAACGAGGTGATCATCGTATCCAATGATATGAACAAGAGCACTCACCTGCATGAATCTTCGACGGACGATGATTTTCCATCGCTGGACGACAGTTTGGGTGATGCCACCACGCCGCCCCACAAGCAATCCTCAATGATATTGGCTGTTAATGAGCCAGCAGGTGTGGTTCCTGCTCCTCCGTCGCAACCGCAAACGTCTTCCACTGTTCACGCACGCAAACTGGATGAAAGTGAGGTGTTAATCGTCAGTCCGTCCTACGCGGATGATGACTCGGCCTATAATACGGCATCTGGCAGTCATAGCCACGATCACAGTGACCATCTGATGGACACGAGCCACGTCTCCGTGGTCACCGTGGGCGATGAGGGAGTTAAGGTGAAGGACAGCAGCAATGAGCTGGTCAAGCGTCAGCCCAATGGAGTTGGCATTGTGCCGGAAGACGTAAACATAATTGTAAACCGATTCAAACAGGAGAAGCGGTCGCCGGACAGCTCGCTGAGCGAGAATGGCTCGGTGCGCGGACGGCGTGGTATTGAGGTGCTGGTTGGCGGCAGCGGAGGATCCGACGTGGACAGCATTGGCACAAACACTAGTCAGGAAAGCCGGCACGAAACGGATCACAACAACAAGCAGCAGTATCCAGCGGCCGCGCTGATGCCTCCACCACCTCCCTCGTTGACGAATAACCACAATCACGAGACCATTGATGAGGAAGAGGAGGTGGTGATCCGACCCAAGGCTAGGGTTCCGGCCGTAGTTAAGTCTGCAAATGCTCAAGGTCTTACCAAGGAAGAGATTGAGCTGCGCAATCTGCGCAAGAAGACACGCAAGCGCACCCGCAAATTCGAGATCGATGGCGTGCAAATGACCACCACCACAAGCCGAGTGATCTACGGGGACGATGAGAACGGACGAATCTACGATGATCACGACTTCCGTAAGCAGGAGCTACGTGAATTAAAGCTGCTGCAGAAGCAGGAGAAGAAACAGCAGACGGAACTGCACTTAAAGGAGCAGCAGGCCAAGGAACAGCAGGATCGTCGCTTTGAGCAGGAGCGCTCCTCGCTGGAAAAGACCTACGAAGCTGACATGGATATGTTGGCGCGACAGCACAAGCAGCTGGTGGAAAAGACAGAGCAGACGCAGGAGAACGAGCTGCGCTCCTCATCTAAACGCATTCGCTCCGAGCAGGAGCAAGAGTTGAAGATCTTCCGAGAGAATCTCAAGCAGGAGATCCGACTGCTCAAGCAGGAAGTTGACCTGTTTCCCAAGGACAAGCGCAAGGATGAGTTCAAGCAGCGGCGCTCAGCCATGGAACTAGACCACGAAGAGAAGGAACGCGCCTTCCTGGATTCTTTAAAGGAGAGGCATGAGCTTCTACTAAGGCGATTAAGCGAGAAGCATCGGGACCACCTGGCCACCATCAACCGCAACTTCTTGCAGCAGAAACAGAACGCCATGAGGACGCGGGAGGCACTTCTCTGGGAACTAGAGGAGAAGCAACTTCACGAACGACATCAGTTGTCCAAGCGGCATGTAAAGGAACTATGCTTCATGCAGCGACATCAGATGATAATCCGGCACGAGAAGGAGCTGGACCAGGTGAAGCGTATGTTGCAGCGTAAGGAGGAGGACATGGTCAAGAAACAGACGATGGAAAAGCGGGCGCTGCCAAAGCGCATCCGTGCGGAACGCAAGGCGCGAGATCTTATGTTCCGTGAATCCCTTCGAATTTCCACGAACCTAGATCCTGAAATCGAACGCGATCGCTTGAAGAAG TTCCAGGAGCAAGAGAAAAAGCGTTATATGCAGGAGGAGCGACGCTTCGAAGTCAAGCATCAAAAGCAATTGGAAGAGCTACGCGCTACACGCGAAAGCGCCATAAA AGAGCTGGAGCAACTTCAGAACGAAAAGCGAAGGGCTCTGGTGGAGCACGAACACTCCAAGCTTTCCGAGATCGATGAGCGACTGAAGGGGGAGCTGCGCGAGTGGCGCGAACAGTTGGTGCCCCGTAAGCAGGTGTGTATGCAAATCCCCGTTTGA